A genomic region of Pelodiscus sinensis isolate JC-2024 chromosome 1, ASM4963464v1, whole genome shotgun sequence contains the following coding sequences:
- the LOC142827815 gene encoding olfactory receptor 52R1-like has product MSHSNTTHFTNPSAFILQGVPGLEAAHGWISIPFCAMYAVAVLGNITIVFIVKAEPSLHEPMYYFLCMLAITDLFLSTTTLPKTLSLFWFNSGEIDFNACLTQMYFIHSFSAMESGILMVMAFDRYVAICDPLRHSTILTNPVVLKIGLAVVLRAVMFMLPHPFLARKWPYCGSNLIPHTHCEHIAVVKLACADISVSSYYSLSVAFLLTGVDLSFIVVSYTHILRAIFRLPTNDARLKTFGTCSSHLCVILAFYIPGLFSFLTQRFGHSVPQHSHVLIANMYVLVPPMLNPIIYGARTTQIRDRLMGILTPKWT; this is encoded by the coding sequence ATGTCACATTCTAACACAAcccacttcaccaacccctccgcCTTCATCCTGCAGGGAGTTCCTGGCCTGGAGGCCGCCCAtggctggatctccatccccttctgcgccATGTACGCTGTAGCCGTTCTGGGGAACATCACCATCGTGTTCATCGTGAAGGcagagccgagcctccatgagcccatgtactatttcctctgcatgctggccatcactGATCTTTTCCTGTCCACAACCACCCTTCCCAAAACACTGAGCCTCTTCTGGTTCAACTCCGGGGAGATCGACttcaatgcctgcctcacccagatgtacttCATTCACTCCTTCTCCGCAATGGAGTCTGGGATCCTCATGGTCATGGcgtttgatcgctacgtggccatctgtgatcccctgagacattccaccatcctgacaaacccgGTGGTGTTGAAGATTGGCCTGGCCGTGGTGCTACGCGCTGTCATGTTTATGCTGCCTCACCCCTTCCTGGCCAGGAAGTGGCCGTATTGTGGCAGCAACCTCATCCCTCACACGCACTGTGAGCACATcgccgtggtgaagctggcctgcgcCGACATCAGCGTCAGTAGCTACTACAGCCTCTCGGTGGCATTCCTGTTGACTGGTGTGGATTTGTCTTTTATCGTTGTGTCCTACACccacatcctcagggccatcttccgcctgcccaccaatgacgcccggctcaagacttttgggacctgcagctcccacctctgtgtTATTTTAGCCTTCTACATCCCAggcctcttctccttcctcacgcAGCGCTTTGGCCACAGCGTGCCACAGCATTCCCACGTCCTCATTGCCAATATGTATGTTCTGGTGCCCCCCATgttaaaccccatcatctatggggcgAGGACCACACAGATCAGGGACAGGCTGATGGGGATCCTTACTCCTAAATGGACGTAA
- the LOC142819467 gene encoding olfactory receptor 52M1-like has product MSDSNTTNFTSPSIFILQGVPGLEWAHVWISNPFCAMYVVTILGNLTILFIVKTEPSLHEPMYYFLCMLAVTDLILTTSVLPKMLSIFWFNAREIGFNGCLTQMFFIHCFSTVESGIFVAMAFDRYVAVCDPLRHSTILTKPVVAKIGLAVVLRSGLLILPQPLLARQWPYCRTNIIPDLYCVHIAVVNLACSDIRVSSYYGLALLFCLTGLDMIFITMSYTQILTAIFRLPTTHARLKTLGTCVSHFSTILAFYIPCIFIVLTYRFGQNVPLHFRVLIANLYILLTPTLNPIIYGVRTKRIRARLFSLFTQKGI; this is encoded by the coding sequence atgtcagattccaacacaaccAACTTCACCAGCCCCTCCATCTTCATCCTGCAGGGCGTTCCTGGCCTGGAGtgggcccatgtctggatctccaacCCCTTCTGTGCCATGTACGTCGTAACCATCTTGGGGAAcctcaccatcctgttcattgtgaagacagagccgagcctccatgagcccatgtactatttcctctgcatgctggccgtcactGATCTCATCCTAACTACGTCTGTCCTGCcgaaaatgctgagcatcttctggttcaatgccAGGGAGATCGGTTTCAatggctgcctcacccagatgttcttcattcactgcttctccACAGTAGAGTCTGGGATTTTCGTGGCCATGGcttttgatcgctacgtggccgtttgtgatcccctgagacattccaccatcctgacaaagcctgtggtggccaagattggcctggccgtggtgctgcgcAGTGGCCTGCTCATACTGCCCCAACCCCTCCTGgcgaggcagtggccatattgcagaaccaacatcatccctgACCTGTACTGTGTGCACATCGCTGTGGTGAACCTGGCCTGCAGTGACATACGTGTCAGTAGCTACTACGGCCTTGCTTTGCTATTCTGTCTGACTGGGCTGGATATGATTTTCATCACCATGTCCTATACCCAGATCCTCACggccatcttccgcctccccacCACGCATGCCCGGCTGAAGACTCTTGGGACCTGTGTTTCTCACTTCTCCACCATCCTAGCCTTTTACATCCCTTGTATTTTTATCGTCCTCACATACCGATTTGGCCAGAATGTGCCCCTGCACTTCCGCGTTCTCATTGCCAACCTGTACATCCTGTTAACTCCCAcgctaaaccccatcatctacggagTGAGGACCAAACGGATCCGGGCCAGGTTGTTCTCTCTCTTTACTCAAAAAGGGATCTAA